Below is a genomic region from Actinomycetota bacterium.
AAGAGGTTGCGGTCGGCGAGCTTGGAGACCTCGGAGATCTTGTTCTCGCTGACGCCGACCGTCACGGCGCCGCGTTCCCTGGCCGTCTTCAGCAGCCGCAGCAGGAACTGATGCGCCGTCTTGAAACCGATGGCGATCAGCACCGATTTTTCCCCCAACCCCGCCAGCCTGGCGACCTGTTCCTCGGAATTGCCGGTCACGGCCACCACCGGCAGCCCCATGATCGTGAAGTAGTAACTCAGGTAGGTGGCGACCATGGACGCCTCGAACATGCCGGCCACAAAGATCGTCTCCGCCGATTCCAGCACCTCGATGGTCTGCAGGAAATCATCGGCGCGGTTCCTCTTCATGGTCTCTTCCAGGATCTTGACGTCTACGCGCACCGCCCGCCCGGAGAAATCATCGTCAACCGGGAAGACCAGCTGGCCCTCGATGCCGCCGCCGGGTCCTCCCGCGGTCAGGCGGCTCTCTTCCCAGGCGGCCTTCATCATCTGGGGGAAGCCGGTGAAGCCGAGGTGCTGCGCGAAGCGGACGACGGTGGAGCTGGTCGTGCCGGTGTGGCGGGCGAGGTCCTGCGCCGTCAGCACGGGCGCGTCGGCGAGGTGGTCGATCAGGTAGCGGGCGATGGATTTGCGGGCTCTGGAGAAGCCGTCGAAGTCATCCTGGAGCACGCGCAGCAGACTGCCATTGGTCGCTCGTTTTTTACGGCGCGCCTCCATGGTGAGGCAAGGTTACATCAGGGGAAAAAAAGTTGCAATTGCCGGAGAATGCAAAAAGATGCAAAAAGGGACACATTACTTAATTAGCAATTAAGTAATGTGTCCCTAAAACTACCTAAAACTACGGTCCCTCTATCAGCAGCTGCCCATGCCGACGTCCTGCTCCTTCTGCAGCTTCTTGCCCTCGGTCTGCAGCGACGGGGCGACCATGACTTCCGCCTTCTGGAAAGCCTGGATGTTCTCATAGCCGCAGGTGGCCATCGAGGTCTTGAGGGCGCCGAAGAGGTTGAGCGTGCCGTCGTTCTCGCGCGCCGGCCCCACCAGGATCTCCTTGAGGGAGCCGACCTGGTTGGTCTTGACGCGCGTTCCCCGCGGCAGCTGCGGATGGAAGGTCGCCATGCCCCAGTGATAGCCGCGGCCGGGCGCCTCGTGGGCGCGCGAAAGCGGCGAGCCGATCATGACGGCGTCGGCGCCGCAGGCTATGGCCTTGGCGATGTCGCCGCCGGTGCGCATGCCGCCGTCGGCGATGACGTTGACCATCTGGCCGGTCTCCAGCAGATGCTGGATGCGCGCCGCTCCGGCGTCGGCGATGGCGGTGGCCTGAGGCACGCCGATGCCGAGCACGCCGCGAGTGGTGCAGGCAGCGCCCGGGCCCACGCCCACAAGCACGGCCACGGCGCCGGTGCGCATGAGGTGCAGGGCAGTTGTATATGAGGCGCAGCCGCCGACGATGACGGGAACCGGCACCTCGGCGATGAATTTCTTGAGATTGAGCGGCTCGACCACGGAGCTGACGTGCTCGGCGCTGACGACCGTCCCCTGGATGATGAGCACGTCAAGGCCGGCGTCGAGCGCGATCTTGTAATAGTCGGCGACTTTCTGCGGCGTCAGCGATCCGGCTGCGAGTACGCCCTGCGCCTTGATCTCCTTGATACGCTGCGCGATCAGGTCGGGATCGACCTGCGCCTGGTAGATGTCCTGGAGGCCGGAGGTGGCCTGCGCCGGCGGCAGCGCCGCTATCTTTTCCAGCTGCTCGTCGGCATTCTCAAAGCGGGTCTGGATGCCCTCGAGGTTCAGCACGGCCATGCCGCCGAGTTTGCCCATGACGCCCGCGAAATTGGGGTCGACGACGCCGTCCATGGCCGAGGCCAGGCAGGGAAGATCGAGTTTATGGTCGCCTATCTCCCAGGTGATGTCGACGTCTTCGACGTCACGTGTGCGGCGGCTGGGGACGATGGCGATATCGTCCAGTCCATAAGCCCTTCTGCCTTTTTTACCTCGTCCGATCTCGACTTCCATGAACCCTCCGGGGGGAAGAATTTTGCCTGGGAAATTTCCTCCTGAAAGCCCGCGCGGGAGCTTCAGGTTAGAGGGATGCTATACCTTGCAATTGCACTTTTCAACCCGTGGGCGGGAGGTTCCCGGGACGGAAGCCGCCAGCGCCCCGGCGCGGCGGCCGGCGGCCGCGGATAGCAGCGAATTTGTAAGCCCCCGGGCGGTCAGATAAGATATTTGCACGCAAATTACGGAGGTTTTCACAGGATGAGCGAGATCAAGATCGGAACCATGACCGTCAAGACGGGGCTGGCGGAGATGTTAAAGGGCGGCGTCATCATGGATGTCACCGACGCCGAGCAGGCAAAGATAGCCGAGGAGGCCGGAGCCTGCGCCGTCATGGCGCTGGAGCGGGTTCCTTCAGACATCCGCGCCGACGGCGGCGTCGCCCGCATGTCGGACCCGGACATGATCACCGGGATCCAGAAGGCCGTGACCATCCCGGTCATGGCCAAGGCGCGCATCGGCCATTTCGTCGAGGCGCAGATACTGCAGTCACTCGAGGTCGACTACATCGACGAGAGTGAGGTGCTGACTCCCGCCGACGAGGCCAACCACATCAACAAGTGGAAGTTCACGGTGCCGTTTGTCTGCGGCGCTGTCAACCTCGGCGAGGCGCTCAGGCGCATCTCCGAGGGCGCGGCCATGATCCGCACCAAGGGCGAGGCCGGCACCGGCAACGTCGTCGAGGCGGTGCGGCACATGCGCACGATCACCGGCGAGATGAAGCAGCTGACCAGCATGGACGAGGATGAGCTCTTCAAGGCGGCCAAGGAACTGAGGGCGCCGATCGAGCTGGTGCAGTGGGTGGCCAAGAACGGCAAGCTGCCGGTGGTCAACTTCTCGGCAGGCGGTCTGGCGACCCCGGCCGACGCGGCGATGATGATGCAGCTGGGCGCCGAGGGCGTCTTCGTAGGTTCCGGAATCTTCAAGAGCGAGGATCCGGCGGCGCGCGGCAAGGCCATCGTCGAGGCGACGACGCACTATAACGACCCCGACGTGCTGGCGCGGGTATCGACCGGGCTCAAGTCCGCCATGGCCGGCCTGGAGATCAAGGACATCGGCGAGGAGAACCTGATCCAGAACCGCGGCTGGTAGTTTTAGGGACACATTACTTAATTCGTAGTTTTAGGGACACATAACTAAATTGCCAGTTTCAGGGACAGGTTGAGTTCCCTGAGAAATAATCGGGGCGGCCTCAGGGCCGCCCGTTTTTTTGAGATAATCACATTCATGAGAAAGTCCGTGATCGCGGGAACATGACCGCTACGCCAGAAAATCATCTCACAGTAGGTGTGCTCGCCCTCCAGGGAGCCTTCCGGGAACATGGTGAAGCGCTCGAGAAGTGCGGCGCCATTGCCCGGCAGGTCCGCCGCCGCCGTGAGCTGGCCGGCCTCGACGCCCTTGTCATCCCCGGCGGCGAGAGCACGACCATCGGTAAACTGATGGTCAGCTACCACATGCTCGACGAGATCAAGGGCCTGGGGGCTGAGGGCCTTCCGATTTTCGGGACCTGCGCCGGCCTGGTGATGCTGGCGCGGGAAGTGGCCGAGGGCGACCAGCCGCTCCTGGGCCTGATGGATATCACCGTCCGCCGCAACGCCTTCGGGCGCCAGGTGAAAAGCTTCGAGGCGCCGCTGGAAATCCGGTTCCCGGCAGCCGCCGGTGAAAAACCGGCAGCCCCCAAGGTGCTTCCCTTCCCGGGCATCTTCATCCGCGCGCCCTGGATCGAGTCGGCTGGAGCCGGCGTTGAGATACTAGCCGAGCACGAAGGCCACGGCGTAGCCGCTCTCCAGGACAGGATGCTCGTCACCGCCTTCCACCCCGAGCTGACCGGCGAC
It encodes:
- a CDS encoding GuaB3 family IMP dehydrogenase-related protein, whose amino-acid sequence is MEVEIGRGKKGRRAYGLDDIAIVPSRRTRDVEDVDITWEIGDHKLDLPCLASAMDGVVDPNFAGVMGKLGGMAVLNLEGIQTRFENADEQLEKIAALPPAQATSGLQDIYQAQVDPDLIAQRIKEIKAQGVLAAGSLTPQKVADYYKIALDAGLDVLIIQGTVVSAEHVSSVVEPLNLKKFIAEVPVPVIVGGCASYTTALHLMRTGAVAVLVGVGPGAACTTRGVLGIGVPQATAIADAGAARIQHLLETGQMVNVIADGGMRTGGDIAKAIACGADAVMIGSPLSRAHEAPGRGYHWGMATFHPQLPRGTRVKTNQVGSLKEILVGPARENDGTLNLFGALKTSMATCGYENIQAFQKAEVMVAPSLQTEGKKLQKEQDVGMGSC
- the pdxT gene encoding pyridoxal 5'-phosphate synthase glutaminase subunit PdxT, with the translated sequence MTATPENHLTVGVLALQGAFREHGEALEKCGAIARQVRRRRELAGLDALVIPGGESTTIGKLMVSYHMLDEIKGLGAEGLPIFGTCAGLVMLAREVAEGDQPLLGLMDITVRRNAFGRQVKSFEAPLEIRFPAAAGEKPAAPKVLPFPGIFIRAPWIESAGAGVEILAEHEGHGVAALQDRMLVTAFHPELTGDLRLHELFLRIAAG
- the pdxS gene encoding pyridoxal 5'-phosphate synthase lyase subunit PdxS; amino-acid sequence: MSEIKIGTMTVKTGLAEMLKGGVIMDVTDAEQAKIAEEAGACAVMALERVPSDIRADGGVARMSDPDMITGIQKAVTIPVMAKARIGHFVEAQILQSLEVDYIDESEVLTPADEANHINKWKFTVPFVCGAVNLGEALRRISEGAAMIRTKGEAGTGNVVEAVRHMRTITGEMKQLTSMDEDELFKAAKELRAPIELVQWVAKNGKLPVVNFSAGGLATPADAAMMMQLGAEGVFVGSGIFKSEDPAARGKAIVEATTHYNDPDVLARVSTGLKSAMAGLEIKDIGEENLIQNRGW
- a CDS encoding MurR/RpiR family transcriptional regulator, which codes for MEARRKKRATNGSLLRVLQDDFDGFSRARKSIARYLIDHLADAPVLTAQDLARHTGTTSSTVVRFAQHLGFTGFPQMMKAAWEESRLTAGGPGGGIEGQLVFPVDDDFSGRAVRVDVKILEETMKRNRADDFLQTIEVLESAETIFVAGMFEASMVATYLSYYFTIMGLPVVAVTGNSEEQVARLAGLGEKSVLIAIGFKTAHQFLLRLLKTARERGAVTVGVSENKISEVSKLADRNLFCYLDSSSFAPSLVGAFGIADALVSALYVREKRAYDAHISRLHSLPLSSDWL